A genomic segment from Nicotiana sylvestris chromosome 1, ASM39365v2, whole genome shotgun sequence encodes:
- the LOC138874545 gene encoding uncharacterized protein has product MAPPSNFEEGQSTYRPPRFNRQYYGWWKTRMHDFIMTKDSELWDVICDSPYITTKNTRDLLLTMPKTRKEYVDANRKTVEKNFRAKKILVCGIGLDKYNRISACETVKEIWESLQTTHEGTTQVKKSNIDILTTKYELFRMKDDESIQDMHTRFTSVINELHLLGEIIPRNKLVRKILSILPSYWESKVNAIIEAKDLQKLTIDELVENMKTYEMKRKIDSERREPKKEKNLVLKAESNDSSEEDSDMA; this is encoded by the coding sequence ATGGCTCCTCCatcaaattttgaagaaggtcaatctacttACAGACCACCTAGGTTCAATAggcaatactatgggtggtggaagacaagaatgcatgattttatcatgacTAAAGATTCTGAGTTATGGGATGTCATATGTGATAGTCCTTACATCACAACGAAGAACACCAGAGACCTTCTATTGACGATGCCAAAAACCAGAAAAGAATACGTTGATGCTAACAGGAAAACTGTGGAGAAAAactttcgtgccaagaaaattttgGTGTGTGGAATAGGACTTGATAAATATAATAGAATCTCTGCTTGTGAAACTGTCAAGGAGATATGGGAATCTTTGCAAACAACACATGAGGGAACCACTCAAGTAAAAAAATCTAATATTGATATACTCACTACCAAGTATGAACTCTTTAGGATGAAAgacgatgaatctattcaagatatgcatACAAGATTCACTTCcgtcataaatgagttacacttaCTTGGTGAAATCATTCCTAGGAACAAGCTAGTGAGGAAGATTCTTAGTATCCTACCCAGTTATTGGGAAAGTAAGGTGAATGCTATTATTGAAGCAAAGGACCTGCAGAAGCTGACCATAGATGAGCTGGTTGAAAATATGAAGACCTATGAGATGAAGAGAAAGATagatagtgaaagaagagaaccaaagaaagaaaagaacctggtactcaaagctgaaagcaatgactcaagtgaggaggaCAGTGACATGGCTTAG